AGGTAAAACTACAGCAGGTAAACCTACAGCAGGTCAAACTACAGCAGGTAAACCTACAGCAGGTAAACCTACAGCAGGTCAAACTACAACAGGTAAAACTACAGCAGGTCAAACTACAGCAGGTAAACCTACAGCAGGTAAACCTACAGCAGGTAAAACTACAGCAGGTAAACCTACAGCAGGTCAAACTACAGCAGGTCAAACTACAGCAGGTAAACTCTAAAGATACATTTAGTAAGTGCTCTTAACGTTATAATCAGAAATAGATCACTATTATGGTGCTGCACGTTTGACCCGgagcaaacagaaccagaaccaataATGATCATTCATTCTGCGTGATCAGTTCAGTGGTGCTGAAGTTAGTGCAGTGATGCTTAATGGACATCGTCCGTCTTCTGTTCCCAGGCAGCCTGCCGAGGGTCagacctgcagagacagacagagaccagAGCGCCCCCTTCAGGGCGAGTAGCCTTCATCACCGCTGGTCACGCCGCCTTCTTGTTgcctgctcttcatcatcatgtctTTGTGAGCAGCTTCTGGACCAGAGACCAGCAGCAGGCCGGGGGCCGGGCCAGCAGGACCGCAggtgatgctggtgatgatgatgacgatgatgatgatgatgatgatgatgatgatcactagggatgtcccgatcagtcatttgattttggaCCGGTACCGAGTCCCGCTCCGATAGAGGAGTAAAGACgagttctttattttttgacatGAACTCTTCTGaggcttgaacattcaagtagtaaataaagtactttgttcactttggacAGCAGCAAATACTACATACGAGTATTTAAACTAGACTGAGCAGCAGCTCATCACCAGGTTTTAGTCGTCCACGTTCTcgcgcgactagcttcaagctgctaacGGGATTAGCAGCATTCAACCAAtggcgtcacaggaagtgatgtcacgccgCACGCGCTGCTGTTCCTGttggagtagagaggtctcactctgtagcgaaactccagatctgatcaaACGTAAAGACAACAACGATCCATAGATATCCGATAATCGCGTGATCGGATCATCCCGACTGCTGAAACATTCTTCCTCCCAGTGAGCTTCTCAGGTGAATTACTTCTGACACTGCTGCAGGTTTCCTgggcagcagccaatcagacgctaCCAGAACAGCCACACCCACCTGGACGCCGTTCAGAGGAGAAACCCGGAGGGTATCCTCctcgctcctgctgctcctcctcctcctgctcttcagaTTGTTCCTGAAGAGCCACATCAGCTGTAAGAGGACACGATTACTGTCTTTAgtgatcgattgattgattgggtATAAAATCTAAACAATGTCCTCTTGGAGGGTGGCAGGCAGAGGAACAGGGACAAATAGGCAGAGAAACTGGGACAAACAGGCAGAGAAACAGGGACAAATAGGCAGAGAAACTGGGACAAACAGGCAGAGAAACGgagacaaacaggcagagaaACTGGGACAAACAGGCAGAGAAACGGGGACAAACAGGCAGAGAAACTGGGACAAACAGGCAGAGAAACTGGGACAAACAGGCAGAGAAACAGGGACAAATAGGCAGAGAACCTACTGGGACAAACAGGCAGAGAAACGgagacaaacaggcagagaaACTTGGACAAACAGGCAGAGAAACGGGGACAAACAGGCGGAGAAACGGGGACAAACAGGCAGAGAAACTGGGACAAACAGGCGGAGAAACGGGGACAAACAGGCGGAGAAACGGGGACAAACAGGCAGAGAAACTGAGACAAACAGGCGGAGAAACGGAGAAACATCAGATTCGGTTCATGGAGTTCATGTTGGACGCTCCCAAGCATTGATCATCAATCTATTAATCAACAAATTATTTcctttgaatatttaatgtgctAATGTATTgtctgttagcttagcataaagaggGAATTCAGCAGAAACTGCTAGCGTAGCCTACCGGCATGGTGACGTGTATTTAGGGGTTCTGGTGGATCTGGGCTGAACTGGGTCAGCGGcgttatgctaagctaacggtgTCCTGGTATCTGTGTAGTGTGGCTGCAGCCCGTCAGGAGTACCGGCAGAGGAGACTGGAGGCCAACCAGTACAAGCTGAGAGCCCAGGTACACCCACAGGTACACCCACGGGTACACCCACGGGTACACCCACGGGTACACCCACGGGTACACCCACGGGTACACCCACGGGTACACCCACAGGTACACCCACGGGTACACCCACAGGTACACCTACGGGTACACCCACGGGTACACCCACGGGTACACCCACGGGTACACCTACGGGTACACCCACGGGTACACCCACGGGTACACCCACAGGTACACCTACGGGTACACCCACGGGTACACCTACGTGTACACCCACGGGTACACCCACAGGTACTTCCAATGGACCGCCTCAAAGTCCTGACTCGGTTCAGGTGGtttgagggaggaggaagaagacatttttgtcaaactggagaaaccgtctctgaacagaggaggaggacgaagacgcCATCCATCAGACCTCTGTCCctaaatccacaacccccaTCAGACCTCACCTGAGGGGGGCGGCGCAACAACCGTATGACTCCAGGGGTGTCATGACTGCCGGGAGCCCggttgccttggtggtttcgccccttctttgtgtctttgttttctggatCTCTCAGAACTCAAGAAGCCTTTTGGGTGAAGGTGGAACgtcttcgtgatttacctccacctggatgagCGAGAACCGACAGACATTTCTCTGTGACCATCAGGGCCTGCGACCGTGCACACCTGAGCACCGCAGGAAGCAGGACGCGGAgcaacacacacctgagcaCCGCAGGAAAGAGGGGCAGCAGGTAAGCAGAGGATTTAAGTCAGGGTCCAGGTCAGACCAGGGtcagactctgtgtgtgtgtgtctgtgtgtgtgtgtgtgtgtgtgtgtgtgtgtgtgtgtgtgtgtgtgtgtgtgtgtgtgtgtgtgtgtgtgtgtgtgtgtgtgtgtgtgtgtctgtgtgtgtgtctgtgtgtgtgtgtgtgtgtgtgtctgtgtgtgtgtgtgtgtgtgcaggtgtacCTTCGTCAGCTGCTTCTCATCAGACAGCAGTATCACCAGGAGATGAGCCAGAGGGCTGGAGCAGAGGTACGACCAACCCTCTGATGTTAGGACACGCCTCTtcaccctcctcttcaccctcctcttcatcctcctcttcatccggGCCTGCCGCGTGTGGCGCTGAACTCTGACACAATCGGTTCAGAACCAGCGGCTTCCTCTGTCGGGGGCGGGGCTCCGAGTTGATCCGCTGGTTGGACACCTGGACCGGACCCTGCTGGACCCAGAACCCACTAGAACCGgtctttctgctctgctgtccATCCTCAGATTGAGCTCAGATCCCACGTTTCTGTCTCCTGTCAGGCTCAGCCAGAACTCAAACAAAGAACCTTTGTGGTGGAGAACCCCAGAGAACCGGAACCTGCTCCGGTAGAACCTGAGACCGGGCTTGTCTCGCTCTTCATCGTGTCCAACAGGACAGACATTCATGCTCTTCACATCATGGAGCCGATGAAGGGTCGTCTGATCGTATCCCATTTGTCTGCAGGACGACAGGAGGGACGAGAggggagacgagaggagggacgagaggagggacgagaggagggacgagaggagggacgagaggagggacgagaggggagacgagaggagggacgagaggagggacgagaggaaggacaagaggagggacgagaggggagacgagaggagggacgagaggagggacgagaggaaGGACAAGAGGAGGGAcgggaggagggacgagaggaaGGACGAGAGGAAGGACGACAGGAGGGacgagaggagggacgagaggaaGAACAACAAGGTGACCACGCGTCTGAGGTTTTAAGTCCCAGGTGTTGTGTGTCCACCTGTGTGTCCACGTTAGTGAGAAGGGGGCGTGGCCCGCAGCGCTAACCCTGACCCCTTCACTGTCTCTGTTTTAAGGGAATCATGTTTGAGATCCTGTGGGATGATGaagggatgaaggaggaggaggtaaaaGACATCGCtgtcctttcttctctcctgtTTCTTTGTCTCATTCCGTCTCTGACcctctggacaggaagtggactcTCTGAACCGGACTCTGAGCTTCCAGGGGGGTGATGAGTTGAAGCTCAGGTATTGGTCGGAGGTGAGGAAGGGGCGTGGCCGAAGTCCTCCTCAGACTCCCCTGGAGGCCCAAATGGATGTGGACCACGTGTCCCCCAGTGCagaggaggctggaggaggtgcagcacCGATGTCCTCTGTCTTTATCAGGGCTAGACGTCAGGAGGCCCCGTTAGTTACCGTGTCACCTGCCCCCCAGGTAAGGAGGTGCAGGACGGCCCCCCCGATCACGCTGAGATGATCTCAAGGACAGCTCAGACGTCACTCCTTCATCGTCTCCAGTCATCACCGATCACTCACCTGTCTGCCCTCCCAcgcccagaggaggaggaggaggaggaccagggggaccaggaggaggaggaggaccagggGGACCAGGgggaggaccaggaggaccaggaggaggaggaggaccaggaggaggaggaactgaGATCAGATGATGACGACACGTAAGTCAAAGTGTTGCTGCTGTTATTATACAATATGAaccaaggagagagagacacacacacacacacacacacacacacacagacacacacacagacacagacacacacacacacacagacacacacacacacacacacacacacacacacacacacacagacacagacacagacacacacacagacacacacacacacacacacacagacacacacacacacacacacacacacacacacacacacacacacagacacagacacacacacacacacacacagacacagacacagacacacagagacacacacacacacacacacacacagacacacacacagacacagacacacacatacacacacacacagacacacacacacacacacacagacacacacacacacacagacacacacacacacacagacacacacagacacacacacagacacacacacacacacacagacacacacacagacacagacacacacacacacacacacacagacacacacacacagacacagagacacacacacacacacacacagacacacacacacagacacacacacacacacacacagacacacacacagacacagacacacacacacacacacacacagacacacacacagacacacacacagacacagacacacacacacacacacagacacacacacacagagacacagacacacacacacacacacagacacacacacacacagacacagacacacacacacacacacagacacagacacacacacacacacacagacacacacacacagagacacagacacacacacacagacacacagacacacacacacacacagacacagacacacacacacacacacacacacacacacacagacacacacacacacacacacacacacacacacacagacacacacacagacacagacacacacacacacacacacacacacacacacacagacacacacacacacacacacacacacacacacacacacacagacacacacacacacacacacacacacacacagacacacacacacacacacacacacacacacacagacacacacacacacacacacacacacacacacacacacagacacacacagacacacacacacacacacacacacacacacacacacacagacacacacacacacacacacacagacacacacacacacacagacacacacacagacacacacacacacacacacacacacacacacacagagacacacacacacacacacacagacacacacacacacacacacacacacacacacacagacacacacacacacacacagacacacacacacacacacacacacagcgtccCAGCTTCCGGTCCAGGTGAAGTGAACCTTGTTGACTCAGATCTGAAGTCTCTGTTCTGTCTCATCAGGACCTTTGAGGAGTCGGAGGACGAGCtgagaggagcggagacagagtCCATGAAGGACCTGTTTGTCCTGGAGGacgggagggaggagcagggaggagcggagacagaggaggacggagacagtcAACAGAAGGGTTCAGACGGGGGTCGTTTCCTGTGAGGCCGTCAAACTGTCACTGACTgattattacattgttatagcatttcattatgttattacattgttatagcatttcattatgttattacattgttatagcatttcattatgttattacattgttatacaatttcattatgttattacattgttatagcATTCCATTatgttattacattgttatagcatttcattatgttattacattgttatagcATTCCATTatgttattacattgttatagcatttcattatgttattacattgttatagcatttcattatgttattacattgttatagcatttcattatattattacattgttatagcatttcattatattattacattgttatagcatttcattatattattacattgttatagcatttcattatattattacattgttatagcatttcattatgttattacattgttatagcATTCCATTatgttattacattgttatagcatttcattatgttattacattgttatagcatttcattatgttattacattgttatagcATTTCATTATGTTATGACATTGTTATAGCATgtcattatattattacattgttatatTATAAAAAGAGATCAAAGAAAGTAAAGAATTCTCTAACCCTAAAAATAAAGTAATCTACACAGAATCATTAATCACTTCCATCACACCGCTGGTAaacatcctccatccatcctccatccatcctccatccatcctccatccattccCTTGTTTAATAAAGCTGAGTCCACTAATGGGGACAGAACTGGAATCCAAGCTGCTTCCTTTTGGTGTCCCCCCAGCTACAAGTCCTCCTTTGTCCCGCTCTCCATCGGGGCTCCGTTTCATGACGATGTGTCCTACGCCCGTTGCCGTGGTTCCCACTGCTCGATATCCTGGTTCCGGTTTACGGTCTTGCTGTAAAGCCACACACGAGAgtatacacacagtatacacacacagtatatgcAAAGTATACACacattatacacacacagtatacatacagtacacacacagtacacacaccgTACACACAAAGTATACACACAGTATAGATACAGTATACACACGAGActatacacacacagtatacacaaagtatacacacacagtatatgcAAAGTATACACACAttatacatacagtacacacaccatacacacacagtatacacacgAGACtatacacacagtatacatacagtacacacagtacacacaaagtatacacacaatatatatacagtatacatacgAGACtatacacacagtatacacacattacacacaacgtatacacacagtatacacacgAGACtatacacacagtatacacacagtatacacacattatacacacacagtatacatacagtacacacacagtacacacaccgTACACGCAAAGTATACACACAGTATAGATACAGTATACACACGAGACTATACACACAAGagtacacacacagtatacacaaagtatacacacacagtatatgcAAAGTATACACACAttatacatacagtacacacaccGTACACACAAAGTATAGATACAGTATACACACGAGGCTATACACAaagtatacacacacagtatatgcAAAGTATACACACATTATACACAcaccatacacacacagtatacacacgAGACtatacacacagtatacatacagtacacacaaagtatacacacaatatatatacagtatacacacgAGACtatacacacagtatacacacaaagtatacacacagtatacacaccgtacacacacagtatacacaaAGTAGACACACGTAGAATCCACAAAGTACAGATACAGTATCACAGTATACTTGTGTGGACTCTGATCGGTGTTTGTTGTCCTCTGAACGTGTCCTTGTCCAGCGGACATTGTCCTCTGCTGCAACCCAAATctccctccgagggacaaactACTACAGggaagggactcgaacccacaaccttcttgctgtggggagacagcactaaccactgcaccatgCTGCATATGCTAGTATTAAGATATCTATGATTTGCATAACCCGGATCAGAACACCAAGAGGAAGTAGcggacgtcacttcctgtcctgcacACAAGCGGGAGGAGTCGAACATGGCGGCCCCGGTGGAGAAGTCTACGAGGCAGCGGCTGCTGTCGGTGTTGGACGATTTGGAAGTATCATCGCGGTAACGTTTGGGGTGTGCTGGCTTCCGGTGCCAGCGTGATGACGTAGAGCCCCGGTTGTTGTTTCCGTGTGACGAAATCAGCCGCCGTGTTAGcagctagctaacgttagccttcGTGTCCGTTTGTTTCAGAGAGCTGATCGAGATGTTGGCTCTGTCCCGGAGTCAgaagctgccccccccgggAGAGGACACGCAGgtaaccccgccccccgccccctagGGGGTTGTTATTGTTTATAAACGTGTTTTGCTACAGGTAAACCGTTTGATCCTTCGTTGACGTTTATTTGCTGATGATGGACGATgtgggggtcgggggtcgggtTCGGTCCTCCGTCCCTGAAGAGTCCTCACTTGGACCTGTGTCTCGGGCAGATCCTGGGCCTGCTGGTCCAGAGGGACAGGGAGttccaggagctgatggaggtggCCCAGCAGCAGGGGAAGGTCCACcaggaggtgcagcagctggagaaggaggtggacAAGAGAGACAGCGAcgtccagcagctccagaagcagctgaaggaggcggagcacaTCCTGGTGggtgtgtcctctgtgtcctcgtTGTTGGAcggtgtgtgtcctctgtgtcctcgtTGTTGGACggtgtttgtcctctgtgtccccattgttgtcctctgtgtccttgttGTTGGACagtgtttgtcctctgtgtccccgtTGTTGGACggtgtttgtcctctgtgtccttgttgttggacggtgtgtgtcctctgtgtccccgttgttgtcctctgtgtccttgttggatggtgtgtgtcctctgtgtccccgttgttgtcctctgtgtccttgttggatggtgtgtgtcctctgtgtccccgtTGTTGGACggtgtttgtcctctgtgtccccattgttgtcctctgtgtccttgttGTTGGACagtgtttgtcctctgtgtccttgttggacggtgtgtgtcctctgtgtccccgtTGTTGGAcggtgtgtgtcctctgtgtccccgttgttgtcctctgtgtccttgttggatggtgtgtgtcctctgtgtccccgtTGTTGGACggtgtttgtcctctgtgtccccgtTGTTGGACggtgtttgtcctctgtgtccttgttgttggacggtgtgtgtcctctgtgtccccgttgttgtcctctgtgtccttgttggatggtgtgtgtcctctgtgtccccgttgttgtcctctgtgtccttgttggatggtgtgtgtcctctgtgtccccgtTGTTGGACggtgtttgtcctctgtgtccccattgttgtcctctgtgtccttgttGTTGGACagtgtttgtcctctgtgtccttgttggacggtgtgtgtcctctgtgtccccgtTGTTGGAcggtgtgtgtcctctgtgtccccgttgttgtcctctgtgtccttgttggatggtgtgtgtcctctgtgtccccgtTGTTGGACggtgtttgtcctctgtgtccccattgttgtcctctgtgtccttgttGTTGGACagtgtttgtcctctgtgtccttgttggacggtgtgtgtcctctgtgtccccgtTGTTGGACggtgtttgtcctctgtgtccccgtTGTTGGACggtgtttgtcctctgtgtccccgtTGTTGGACggtgtttgtcctctgtgtccccgttgttgtcctctgtgtccttgttGTTGGACggtgtttgtcctctgtgtcctcgtTGTTGGATggtgtttgtcctctgtgtccccgtTGTTGGACggtgtttgtcctctgtgtccccgtTGTTGGACggtgtttgtcctctgtgtccc
This region of Brachionichthys hirsutus isolate HB-005 chromosome 12, CSIRO-AGI_Bhir_v1, whole genome shotgun sequence genomic DNA includes:
- the LOC137901968 gene encoding serine/threonine-protein kinase Nek5-like codes for the protein MTSSVFHPGVMNGYEVIRQVGEGAFGKAFLVRDKCGDGDRRCVVKQINHRKMSGKEKEASQKEVTLLAKMKHPNIVAFITSFHERGSLHIVMEYCDGGDLMRRITLQRGVPFTEEQIVNWFIQICLGLKHIHDKKVLHRDIKAQNIFLTDGGIKAKLGDFGIARMLNNTTELARTCVGTPYNLSPEICESRPYNNKTDVWSLGCVLYELCTLRHPFEASSLQQLVSKICRACYHPVPAHYSSDLRQLVSHLFKVNPRDRPSVSSVLQRPVLSRHLDPQVMNEFSPAVLKRNGPAAPQPAAAGSLPRVRPAETDRDQSAPFRLLDQRPAAGRGPGQQDRRFPGQQPIRRYQNSHTHLDAVQRRNPEGILLAPAAPPPPALQIVPEEPHQLVAAARQEYRQRRLEANQYKLRAQGLRPCTPEHRRKQDAEQHTPEHRRKEGQQVYLRQLLLIRQQYHQEMSQRAGAEAQPELKQRTFVVENPREPEPAPVEPETGLVSLFIVSNRTDIHALHIMEPMKGRLIVSHLDERKDKRRDERGDERRDERRDERKDKRRDGRRDERKDERKDDRRDERRDERKNNKGIMFEILWDDEGMKEEEEVDSLNRTLSFQGGDELKLRYWSEVRKGRGRSPPQTPLEAQMDVDHVSPSAEEAGGGKEVQDGPPDHAEMISRTAQTSLLHRLQSSPITHLSALPRPEEEEEEDQGDQEEEEDQGDQGEDQEDQEEEEDQEEEELRSDDDDTTFEESEDELRGAETESMKDLFVLEDGREEQGGAETEEDGDSQQKGSDGGRFL